The sequence below is a genomic window from Chaetodon auriga isolate fChaAug3 chromosome 8, fChaAug3.hap1, whole genome shotgun sequence.
TGCAGGTAAATGGAACTTTACCCGCTCGTTTTCTGGCGACTCACTGACCATCCCAGACATTAAGCACTTCGGTACTTTTGTTGGTAAACTGATGAAGAATGGTGAGGTGACCGTGACATACAAAGTAGTCAAACTCAACGGTAAGAATGAAAATAAGGTGACATGATCAGTTCAATCATGCCACTTTCACGAtggtacattttcatttgaaagggATATCATACTTTGTACACAGTAATTTAAACGGATGTCAGCATAATCTTTGGGCAGACATACTTTGGTCAAATCTAGGGCATGTTTTTATGCAATATGTTGTTCAAATTAAGTgcaattttaatgttttttgacatttgttgaCATGTTGGGAAGTTTTTACCTAACTGCAGCTGCGTTTCTTTTTTGCTTAACTTTATGTAGAGCCAAATAGAAgccagaaaagaaacaaaaaaaatctaatctttTAATAATTCAAACCTTTTAATGATTTTCATGGTTTAATTCTGTCTCCTTTACCCTGCGCTATTTCTGTTCTAGTGAATATGATCCCACCCTCTCCCGTGCTGCTTGGGgaatctctgtctctgatctgcaACCCAGAGACTCCTGGGAGAGACACGAAGCAAGAGATACACTGGCTGAATCCCcagggagagaaagtgaaaagcaACAAAGGGCAACTTAACCTGAAAGCCACAGAACAACACAACGGCCAGTGGACCTGTGTTGtaacaaacaataacagagAAAGCAAAGCCAAAATCTCTGTTGTGGTTGTCTGTGAGTGACTGTACGCACATGTATACCTTCCAGTTGTGTACTCTGTTCCTGGTGATAAGTTTACCgttatttctcttttccttcttgttTAGACCTCTCACCAGCTGCTTCAAGTACTCAATATACGTCTAAATCCTGGCCTCTCACCATCCCCTGCTCCATTCCCTCTCACATCTCCTGGGATCAAATCAAATCTAAGGGCATCCAGCAAGTTCATTGGGACTTCATCCCTAGCCCAGGCTCAATTCTCAATTCTAGTGGTCCGCAGAGgcttttctccctttctctggaGGAGCCACTGGCCTGGAAGCCAGACCAACACAGAGGGCTGACTCCTGTGTCAACCCTAAAAAATGGAAATCTGTCTTTGACCAGAAATCGAGTGAAAGAAGAGGACAGTGGAGACTATAAGTGCACGCTGAAATTTAGAAACGGTGGAACTCTGAGCAGGACTGTGCACGTAAATGTGCTGCAAAGTAAGTCCAAACTAATTGCTTTTCACAAGCACAGTCTGTGTCGCGCTCACATGTGTCATAAGacattttgtttccttcttctttaGTTATTGTGCTGTCCTCATTTATCTTTTTGATGTCCAGCTTCTTTGCTCCTTCCTAATTGTCATTCATAACAAGTTGGAGAAAGTCATTTTTTTGCcacctctctgcttctgctctgtgttttcatctctctgcagcagagttTATTTGGAAGTGTCCCTGGTGTGACATGCGTCTAATTCAGTGGCTAATACACTTGTCTAGCTCCGCTCGTTTTAATAGAGTATAACAAGCTTTCCCTCTGCCAGAGGAGCGTGATAACACAATGAATTTTAATTGGTCTCTGTGTTCTGAGGATTCATGTTGTAAAACTAAGATTTCTCATCTTTATGTGAACTATTATTTGACCGGGacattgaaaagaaaaagtccaCCAATCTGATGGAATAATTCAAGGCAGGGGTGAATCTAGCAAATCTGTGTCCCCTGATTTGCTTTTGAACCGCCTTGTTTTACTAAATCCCACCAGAGTCCCTCTGcaatttttgtgtttctctccagtTCTGCCCCCCTGGAATAACCACCACCTTCCACCAAACTAAATTTCATTTAGCATGTATTTAAAGGactgtctgttgtctgttgaCTTGTCTCAGGGTTGGGTTGTTTAATGGTGCTCAAGTCAGCTCGACGAAATTAAAAAattcaaactgcattttaagTTTTAGGCCACAGTTTTATACTGGCTACTAAAGATATAAGGTACAAAAAGTAGTGTTTGGTTAGTGTTAGCTTGTTGTCTCAGTCGCAGGTCTTGGTGTATTAGGTGTATTGAGGCCATACAAAAATTTTGGCTTGTAaatttgagtttgttttatttagttttatgaTACCTGAAAACCAATCCTAGTTCATCTGCCAAGCTAAATTTTGTACATAATACTGAACAGTTAACCAACTGTGCAGTGGCATCCCAAACCACAAAAccaaattcaaatgaaatgcactGATATCTGGATTGTGCCTGTCTTACTTTCTTCAGGGCTGCAGCttatgattgttttcatttttgattaCGATATAAGTTATGATGAGGACACTGGGAATGTCCACCTACCAGCAAAGATATTCACATCATTGAAATAGGAGTCTCAGGGGACAAGCagatattcacatttgaagGGCTGGAGGCagaacatttgacattttttgtttttaagatgaCTTGAACAATTAATCGACTATCACAATAGTCGCAGATTGATTTTCTggctttaaagcagcattagtCAGTTATAATAAATGGCTAATactgtgcatttttttcatttttcttgctAATATTTGGTGCAGTGCAGTTTTGATATTGATGCTGTCATGAAGTgctgaaaagttttttttttttctgttcatttggcAAGTTTTGCTggcacactgcagcaacagaAGCCAAAGGCTCAGTTGGATTCAGATAGTAAATGTAGAGGAACAGAGAGGGTTTCTTAGTTTACTGCACAAGACTTCCCCAGCCTGTGAAAATAGAAAATGCTCTCATGCATTTCATCTATGCTGtgataaatgtattttttatatctttgttctctctttctgcccttcTTCCACGCAGTCACCTCCTCCCCAGGAACAGACTTAATTTCTGGTCAGCAGGTCAACCTGAGCTGCAGCGTCGGCCGTCCGCTGCCCTCTGACCTGCGAGTGAAGTGGTTCCCACCTGAACAGTCGTCCCTGCCACCTCCGCTGCCTGACCATCACCCTGCTCATCTCCCCATCCCGGCAGTGGGTACAGGAGATAGCGGAAAGTGGAAGTGTGAGCTGTGGCAGAACGACAAGCGGCTGACGTCAGCCGTGATAATGCTGAAGATCGGTGAGCGCAGGAAGTAACAGAGGGGCAGGAAGTGTGACATGGGCATGACCTTGTGGCCACAATCTTCTTTACAACAGAAACTTGGTTTGACATGATGTGTTTTCCCTACTGTACACTGTTtgatgactgtctgtctctgttccaCACAGAGTCCAAGCAGAGTGTGTGGATGACGGTGATCATATGTAGCGTCACAGCCATCGtagtcctcctcctcatcctcgtcctcgtcctctaCCGACGCAGACAAGTACAGTTAAACCATCCCTATTCCTTTGTGTTAGATCACACTGGATGATTAGCATGGCATTAAgagctgtctctctttctgtgtgtgtctctctctccctgcggCTGACATTAGCGGAAGATGAGACACCTCAGGCATCGACTCTGTCAATGCAAAAAGTGCGTACCACCCATTTCCTGGACTGATGAAATGgctccaaacacacattcacactcatcgACACTGAAATCTGAATACTTTCTCTTTGCCATAGGGTGTTTTATGAGGATACAAACTTTAAGAAGATAAACATCTTCATTTGGCTTTTTATAGCTCCGTGTCTCCTTCCACCACTCAAACAGAAACCTGTGACTTTGTGTTTCAGCCCCAAGCCCAAAGGATTCTACAGAACATAATATCTCCTGGGAAGACACTTTCAAGAAGACATCGCAACCAATTGAGTTTCTGTCCAGATAAGATGGCTTTTTCTGTCCTATCAGCTGCACTGTGAACCTCTATTCGGTGTGTTAGATGAGGCTCCGAAAGTTTAAAACAAAGTTCAGTCATTGTTGAAGACTCTGTCatcacaaaaatgtattttacagtTGTACATATCAGCCAGTTTggattgtttttgtatttggaTAATTGTAAAATTGATTTCTCAATTGTTTGTGGTTATTACTGTTActatttgtttgttgttactTGTCCCTTTGTCCTGCCGTGTAATATATTTTTATGACCTTCTGTGATACTGCTTTGATAGGCTTTGTTACTTGCTTGTATACAGTAAATACTTAGAAATATATTCTTTTTCAAAAGAGCAAATGTTGATACTAAATATACAGATGAGGATACTTTATTACTTAAATCAAAATTGTTTATTTGTAGATTTGCCACCAAATTTCTTCAATAAACAGTCAAGATCTTTCATAATTGAGTGGTGGTCCTGCagcggtggggggggggggggggactcacACAAGCGGAGTGGCGTCCATCTGACAGATTCGGGGATATAAGAAGGAACAGGGAACGTCGAACCAGTAGTGAGTGTAGCTGCTCACCACCGCAcagtcctctccctcctcccctccggACAGGTGGTTGTCTGGCTCTCGTGGTTGCACGCTCCAAAATCTAGCAAGTGGGCAGGCAGAcaaaatcagtgtgtgtgggggcgtgtgtgtgtttgtgtgactgtctgGGTGAGGTCAAATTCTTAACTTTATGCACAATAAAGTGTAACTCTTATGCAGTTAATGCATTTgtatttctactccactacatttgtctggcagctttagttactagttgcttttcagattacaaattttttcatacccttcctgtccagtgaaaaccatgtatcttCATAAAGCATCGTCTCAAAGCTCAAAACAGGGCTGTTTcatctgagctcatgaaaagttgacttttgaTGATATGTGGTACAGAGacactacaaacatatgatgatcttgcAGATCGATTgttgtagattaaactaccccACAGTATATAATctagttaaaattagctcaaccttaaacatatACAGCAGTAGAAAGCAACATActcattaatgcagcagtaatagtaatccaaaaacatacacatgaaaTAGTAAAATTCTGACAGGGACTATTTACTCATAACACCTTTACTCAAAATAAATTTTGCATGCATgacttttactgcagtgaagtattttcacagtgtgataTTGATACTTTGACTTTAGCAAAGGGTCTAggtacttcttccaccaccacTCTCTGTGAATTATTTAGCAAAGTTTGCAGGGGTAATGACTGATGCAAAGcatgctgtgtgtctgtgcaagcTAAGCTCACATTTCCACCCCCCGAAAGCAAGCCAAATTTGTAGTCAGTGCCAGTAAAGTGGTTTTAGGGAGGGCAATGTTGGTCAGTTtttcagtccagactgaaagaTCTCGACAACTATTGGATGATTTGGTATGAAAGTTCATAAAGACATTTAGGGTCCCCAGAAGATGAGACCTTGGCCCCATGACCCCCTCACtcttcctctagcaccaccatgaggtttgTGTGAAATGATTCACTGGATGGATTGTActaatgacttcagtgatcccTTCACTTTACATtgagcgccatcatcaggtcaaaattacAATTTGTCCAAAACTAAAATCCCTGAAAAAACTAAGGGCATTCCCTTCAGAATAGGCTGTACTTTGtacagttagcatgctaacacattgaAGTGAGATGTGAACATGGTAGTCAATGTCAGCATTGATTTTAGCTTTCAGCATTTGGCTCTGCAGTGCTAGTCTCAGAGTATTATTGACAAGCAGCAGGGGTGTTGACAGTGGCCAGTCACTGTTGTAAATATCCAGGGTCTgtaatgtgcaaacacacactggcaaGGATAAGCCCAGATGTTTCTGCTTTACACTACATCTGCTCAACAAGGTCGACTTACACACTGGAAACATTCCTGAAGAGCTTGGCACACTCAGTGAACCTGTCTAACTTCCATTCACTGATTTTGATCCTAATGTCTGGCTGGTTTTCAGGTGTTTCCAAAATTGTAACCTATTATAAGGCTGTCCTCGAATGTGAACATGAACAAGCTAAATCTTGTGTAGGAGTGACACTGCATGCTATCTTTACAGTATGTTAGACCTGAATAAAAGACGAGGGCAACATCACAGGTCGTCATTGTCAGTCTGTTCATCCTTCAACTTGAGGCCAGGTAGctgttgcagctgcagagtcCTACAGTTGTTTTAGTCACTGAACCTTTTTTCAGGTGAATTGTAATTCATGTGCATGTACCTGCATTGTTTGTTCATCTCTGAGAAGTGTAGTACTTACTTACAGTACAATGTCTTATTATGTCAAGAGtagttttttggggtttttttttaattttagtcgTTGCATACGTACGGGTTTGTCAGTGTTGAGTTGTCCACCCACTTCCAGTCTCCTTCACTCTCAGCGTCAGTCAGTCCGATCCAGTAGTTTGTGTATAACCCTCCGATCCTTTTGCCTTCTCTTTCCACCGCTTCCTAAAAATGAATTTCATCCAAAGGTATTGCCATTTGTCAATTaacaatatatatgtatatgtgtatatatatatgtaaatatactACAAACACTTACATGCTGTTCTCTGGTGGTCAAGATGGCAAGATGGCCGCCAATCTCTTTACACTTCTCTGCACTCTTATGCCAGTCCTGCCTGTCAGAGTCGAGGTGGAAGCACTGGTCCCCCACATGAAGCCACTTGTCGGGACACTCATCGCAGCTGAACACTATGGAAGAGTGTATGTGTTAAACAAACCTGGTCAACTAAGGAAAAGTAAAGTTTGCAGATGGtttacagaaaaatacagaacacaTGGGATTGCAGAATAATGTATATaaacaaatgatgaaatattgTCCATCTGCTGGAACAGGAAAGTACCTGGAGTTGAGTCCTTGGGTGCCAGGAGGGAGAACTGCTTACACAGTGCTCTGTACTTAATCGTCAAAAGGTCTAGCTTCAGCTTTAGACTGGCTGCCTCTCCCTCTGGACTGGGTCCAGGCGAGCAGGAAACTTCAGAAATGAACAGGCCAATGAGAACACAGAGGATGGTGTGCCCTCCAAGTCCCAGGGTGCCTGAAGAGACCGATAGCAGATACAACATTAGGGGACATGCAAACAGACCCACATACTCAGACATCCCTTGTGCAAACCGTATAAAGCAGTCTTACCTTTGTTTTTGATGAGGTTCATGGTGTCTGTCGGCTGGTAGAATATACCCAACTTTGACTTGCTCCTTCTGCTCTCTGGGTGTTTTATAGAGCAGTTTGTGTACCAAAGACGAAAGAAGGGAACAGAAAGTACTGATTGCACAAATCGACCAAACAGATTGCATTGTGCTCGATCTTTAAAGCATGTAAACTCAGATGGTGCAATATCTTGTAGCCAAACCATTGACGGCCTGCCATATTGGATTAGATAAACATTTGACGATCGAGCTCTGGCATGCAGGTTGGGCATTATTTACCGTTACATGATCAAaggtccctctctgtcttctgttttttttttttaactggcaAAGATGGCAGGCTGAAAAGCATGACTCAGCACtgatttgcagtgtgtgtgtgtgggtgtgtgtgtgttgggggttaTTTGTATTCTCTTCGTTAGTAGAGCAGCTGTAACAATATCACCTCTACAccgcacgcactcacacacaccagatgCCCACTCTGTTGCTCCAACAGACTGTCGACATTTTTTTTGGTATATGTcccatttattattttcttcttgGCACTTTATTCCCAGAGCCATTGTCAGCTCTTCTACTTCATGAGGTTTTGCTATTCAAACCAAACTAATTAAAGCAGAGGAGTATTTAGTGTTTATCTCCATGTCCATTTCAGTAACTTAGTGAGCTCAAATCTGTGGTTTCACATCACCACAAATTCTTATTATCTGAAAATGTGTAGCTTCTGATTCAGAGCTTGGCCCTTTTTTCtgaagagcaaacacacacagctcccacTTGCTTCCCCATCATAACCTTGACGCAGTTCCAATTTAAATTTTTTCCAATTAATGTCGGGAAGTTGAAAgtacatgctgtttttttccccccacctATTTTGTAAAAGttattttcttttgtgctgACTCATACGCCCACATTATGTGCTGTGTCATCAGTCACACATCTGTCATATCCAGAATTCTCTCCAAACGGAGCTCCAGAATGGCGAAACTGCTGGGATTACGCAAGACAGGACAAGCTGGCAGTGAAACACCACAGCAACAAGCAGGAGCAAAGGAGCAAAGAAACTCCCAGTTTGGattaacagaaaacacagaacaaaaagcTGAAACTCTTTGGTTGTAGGTGCAGAGTAGTTTAACTAAACAGCACTTCTCTGAGAACATTTCTTGTAGTGCTGCACTAGTGTTGTAGGGAGGGGGACGTGCCTTGATAAATCAACCAGCAGGGACAAATTTAATTTCAAGGAGAAATATTGCTGCTTGGGAGAGGAGATACCAGAGCCTTTAGGGACTAGAGGAGGTACAGTgcaaagagagacaaagtgagaaagagTGTTAACAAGGGCGTTACAGccatggaggagagagaaaaccaTACCAGCCTGCAGGAGTTCACAGGGCAGCCGATATCTGGAGGGAACAGGCCCATTGTCCAACGCAGCAATGGTATTTGGAGTTTAAATGTGGCAGAATTTGAGAGATTTCGTGTGTAAGAGCCAAATGTGGAACATATATGAGCACAACTACTCAAGTGCAGCACTCAGTGACAATTTTGGCAGATTTTTCTAGTTTGTAATGCGACCTCTGCTTCaccacatctcagagggaaaaatTATATTTTATTGTACTCCACTATATGCAGTGGtgaaagaagtattcagatgctttactgaagtaaatgtaGACAGTTATTAGTAACACTACGCATGATGCAGGCAATGCCTTTATCAGCGTTATGTTATTATGTATTATACTATTGGATTTTTATCACTAACCCATGAGCGTGTAAACATATAATTCAGTTTTTCATACTCTGTTGGTGCCTTTAATCTGCTGAAGAACAGTGAATCGTATTTTTCGTCTTCATCATCTATGAGAGTGTGAGTTACGATATATAATATAAAGTATCGCAGAATAGAAATACTGTAGAAAATACTTCAGAAAGAGTGAAATAATGCTTTCAGTTAAGCTACCCAATAGTAAAGTTCAGCTCCATCTCAATCAGCTATAACATGAAATGCTGcgttaatgaatgaatgaagtttatGAATCAATAATTAATCAATATCAGAACATAACTCTGGATTCTGATCCTCCATTCTGCGTAATGGTTACCATTACCTTTGATACTTAAGTGCTTTTTGCAGATAACACTTTTACTGAAGCaccatttttaatgcaggtATTACTTAATCACTGTGTGGCACTGAAACTGTTCATAGCTgtaatgcagtgttttcacagtgtggtatttcCACTCTAACTTTTGTGTAAGACTTCTTAATACTACGACTACCAATTAGACCCTGGTGTATGTCATCTGTCAGTGGAGGAATGTAATTGGGTACATTAACTCAAGAACTGTACTTAAGTATCATTCTGAGGTCCTTCTACTGTATTTGAGTATTTCTAATTCAAGCTACTTTATACTTTGACCCCACAACATTACTTCACGACATCTATCTGACAGTTTTAGTTACCAGTTACTTAACAGATAAAGATTTTACAAACAGAACATGTTGTCTTCTCATGAAATAAGATGCATTTTTAGAAACCAAACTCCGAAAACTACATGAAATAGTTCAAATCAGCTCAAGAGAGAttgtgaatgcaggacttgtatTTGTAATGGTGTATCTTTACAGCGTGGCACTGCCACTTTTCCCCATGGATCTGAATGGTTTGTCACGACAGAACCAGTCTACATGcatatttttgtgcttgtgtgcatatgtgacagcaagagacacaaacaaacacttgaCCTAGCTTTCAGCAGATGTCCAGGATTGTCTGttgggaaaaataaatgttatgaaGCTAAATTCTGGTCAAACGGTTCCGCTCCGGAGTCTCCTTTTGCTCAAAGTCTGCACTCGACGCGACACCAGAGGATTAAAAATGGTAAATTGACAGCTACCATGGTGTGGACTGTTTTGTGTCTAATCAGGCTCCCAGGGACTGAAGCGGAGCGTTGAGTGTTTGAGGAGTAAGGCTGCTCTCCTGATGGTTATTGGCTTTTTGGCCTCCATCTGCGCCAACACCGTACTGACTGTGCTCTGCGAGTGTAAACACTGTCTTACATCCTCCTGTGTTCCCTGCCCTCCAGCCTGAGTATCTacatctgcctgtctgtctctctgtctcactctgttcCTCACTCTGGCTGATTATTCTCTCTttatttcagctcagtgtgctTTTGGACACCTATAATTGGcaataaaaaagataaagcGCTCTCTCCAGTCCAGTGAGGGTCATGTAatagaaaaagcacaaaagtccATAATTGTGAAATATTTCTCCTGCAGGGCCAACAGTCTCCGGCAGCTCAGCCTGATAATGTGCTTGTGAGGACACTCtctcatttaaaacaaacaccacTGGGGATGTTCGTGCTTGATCTATTACcaccacacacaccccacacattcatagacacagacagaagctATTGAGCACAATTTTAGTATCTGAAAACGATGACTTGCAACAAgagaaggaaataaaaggaaagatGTAACGCTCCCTGTGACAGCTGGATGTGTAACATATTGTGAGACTCTCGATGGAGGAAAAATGTAATTCCACTTTATGAATATGGCACAGAAGAGCACATGATGTATCATGATAAATTGGCCAATATTCCCGGCAGTCAGGTATTGCTATTGTGGGTCAAGTAAGCTAGTAATATAAATGTTTTCACTATATTCAAGTAGACTGCTCTTTATTTTCTATATCAAGGCACATTAACTCCACAGTAAAGCACATCTGTCGCATGAAATACGTAGCACATTTATGATTCCCCTTGTAAGACATAAAATATGTAGAAGCACAGTTTTAAAGCACCGTTCATAGACAGTGGTGTCATGTTGGTTTATGTGAAATCCATGTATTAACCACATTTAACCTCACTACAGCACCTGCACCTGTGTGCTTACATCAGCAGGCTTGCCAGGAAATGGTAATATGTCATGCGTTTTATCAAGAAGAGCTGTTACAGGTTACAGGTAATCAAAGTAAAAGACCGCAAATATTATGTTGAATCAACTGAAGGACAGTAAGCGGTTTGACTTTCAATTCCTCTGAACCTGAAAGATATCAAGTAATCAACTTATCGTGAGATATTGTTTATGGTTATGACCATAGTTTTTAATGAAGCCACATAAATATGTAGCTTTTATCTTTATTTGTGACTTGTATTGCATCAATTACTCTTCATAGAAAGCattatttctttcattaaagCATTAAGAATTAGTTTTTAATACACAAAGGACAAGTGGCAGCATAAACAGAGGAAACgcaaatgtggaaaaatattTGGCAATGAGACGAGAGAAAGTTCATGTTGTAAATGATAATTCTTCACAGCCGCCGGGGAGCTCATACAAACTCAGTTattccagcaacagcagcaataaaGTCTCAGAGAGATTCACAGAACGTACAGAACAGCGTCACATGTTTGAAGAGGGAGAAATCAGTGGagggtgagaaaacacaacatggtTACTGCGTTTGTTTTTAGTCAAGCTT
It includes:
- the LOC143324694 gene encoding perlucin-like protein isoform X2, yielding MNLIKNKGTLGLGGHTILCVLIGLFISEVSCSPGPSPEGEAASLKLKLDLLTIKYRALCKQFSLLAPKDSTPVFSCDECPDKWLHVGDQCFHLDSDRQDWHKSAEKCKEIGGHLAILTTREQHEAVEREGKRIGGLYTNYWIGLTDAESEGDWKWVDNSTLTNPFWSVQPREPDNHLSGGEEGEDCAVVSSYTHYWFDVPCSFLYPRICQMDATPLV
- the cd4-1 gene encoding CD4-1 molecule, with the translated sequence MKSLIQSVLILIPVLLSTRGAEEVIYAQLGATVFLKAPEVANSHNYYLYWYFGGAEIAWRNTLGGTGFSSGKWNFTRSFSGDSLTIPDIKHFGTFVGKLMKNGEVTVTYKVVKLNVNMIPPSPVLLGESLSLICNPETPGRDTKQEIHWLNPQGEKVKSNKGQLNLKATEQHNGQWTCVVTNNNRESKAKISVVVVYLSPAASSTQYTSKSWPLTIPCSIPSHISWDQIKSKGIQQVHWDFIPSPGSILNSSGPQRLFSLSLEEPLAWKPDQHRGLTPVSTLKNGNLSLTRNRVKEEDSGDYKCTLKFRNGGTLSRTVHVNVLQITSSPGTDLISGQQVNLSCSVGRPLPSDLRVKWFPPEQSSLPPPLPDHHPAHLPIPAVGTGDSGKWKCELWQNDKRLTSAVIMLKIESKQSVWMTVIICSVTAIVVLLLILVLVLYRRRQRKMRHLRHRLCQCKNPKPKGFYRT
- the LOC143324694 gene encoding C-type lectin domain family 4 member E-like isoform X1, whose amino-acid sequence is MSEYVGLFACPLMLYLLSVSSGTLGLGGHTILCVLIGLFISEVSCSPGPSPEGEAASLKLKLDLLTIKYRALCKQFSLLAPKDSTPVFSCDECPDKWLHVGDQCFHLDSDRQDWHKSAEKCKEIGGHLAILTTREQHEAVEREGKRIGGLYTNYWIGLTDAESEGDWKWVDNSTLTNPFWSVQPREPDNHLSGGEEGEDCAVVSSYTHYWFDVPCSFLYPRICQMDATPLV